A region of the Peredibacter starrii genome:
GAAGGGCGGAACTCGAACAATCGATATGATGATTCGAAACTCGGGAATCAAACCGATAAATCATAAAAAGATTCAACGGATAAAGCGTGAGTATGGTCTTATTACTAAGATCAGAAGGAAAAATCCTTATAAGAGTCTACCTACTTCGGAGAATGCTTTTGTACCCAATCTTCTCAGGAGAGAATTTGTAACCCCACTTCCTAATTCCATTTATTCAACAGATATGACTTTTTTATTTTATGGATCTGGAGAGAAAGCTTATCTATCGGCAACTAAAGACTTGGGAACAAATGAGATCGTATCCTATAAACTGATGCGTTCTCCATCTGTAAGTCAGTTCACTGAAGAGTTCAAATCGCTTTTAGGAACCTTATCTCCTAACATTAGAAGCTCTTTAATTATACATTCTGATCAAGGCTTCCAATACACACATGAAGCGTTCCGAAATCTCCTTAAAGAATTTGGTGTCACACAGTCAATGTCTCGAAGGGCCAATTGTTATGACAATGCTCCAATAGAAAGCTTTTTTGGACACTTCAAAGATCTGTTAGAACTTAAAAAATGCAAAACGTTTGAAGATGTAAAAAACGAAGTTAAGGAAGTAATGGAATATTACAACAATGAAAGACCACAAAAGGCCTTAAATAATAAAGCCCCGGCTTGTTACCGGGGCTTTATTAGCGGTCATTTTTAGCTGTACAAAAAACGGGGTACAGATTATAAAGAGGCCTTTTTTATTATCTAACGCTTTTCAATCCTACTTGTCTGTCTTCTGGATCGCCGCCCGCTTCATCATCCCCTCCGAATTTATTTCGACGAGCACCTTCTTCAGCTACTGTGCCAGGAGAATGCTCCACCAAATACTTTACCATTCCATCAACTGCATCACTTAGTTTTCTATCTCTGAAAACCAGAATCTGTTCATTGTTCGATTCCGCACCTTCTGAAAAGTTAAACGACGTTCCCATAATGGCATAGTTTTCTGTCGCGAGAATTTTGTGGTGAATTTTGGCATTTACCTTCACTTTTTTGCCAGCCACGACTGCCCAGTTATTACCGTAAACCTTCGGCGCAATATAAACCTTTTTCTGGATTTCATTTACTCTTTCAGTTCCAAGTCTTTTCACCCATTCATTCTCAGGATCTGCCAGATAAGTTTTCTTTTTATTGGCATCCTCCACTCGCTTCATCCCAGACATGATCAAAAAGCGACTCCACTCCCTCATGGCAAACGGCGTATCACCCACACTCAGAAAATCAAAAGTCTTTGTTCTCTGATAATCACTTTCAGCACGCTCAAGGAGGGCCTTATCAACTTCAGAAGATGAGTAAGCGAATTGCAGCATCCGGATTCGGCCTTTCTCTTGCTTTACAAAATGAGCGATCATATTTTTATTCACACTCTTCATCCCGCCACCAGGAGTGAAGCTAATTGTGAGTGATGGTTCTGGATAAGCTTCATAGGTATAAGGGTCAACACCAGGACCAGTGATCTGATAAGAACCATTCAAAGGATAGGCCTTACCGCGCAAAAGATATTCTGAACTTAAAGTCTTTGTTAGTTCATGGTGAACGAGATTGGCCAAGAGCCAGCTCTTCATCGTGATAAAGTGGTTCGCATTAGGAACAGACTCTTTCGGCAGAGGCACAGTTCCTTTCAAATCACCTTGAGGCTCAAGACATGATCGGGTCAAATTTCCTGACGAAAAGAGGACCGATGCCTTCTTCGGATTAGACCAATCAATGGCAGTAATTTTTTGATGGTTAAGCCCCACTGGGATCACACCTGTCACATGCACACCATTCTCGATTAATCGGTCACTGACAGCTTTTACTTCTGCTCTAACATCAATCACACTCTTCTTATCAATCCCGACTTGAACATAGAGTCCACGATGGGCCTGCTCAATCAAAGCATCTGCCACTTCTTCCAAGTCAAAATCAAAAACATTCAGAATGATTTCTTTCTCGGCCGATAGAATGAATTTTCTCCAAACTTCGATAAGGTTCGTTGGTTGAACTAGCACGCCATTTTGATAGTATGGGTGATTCACATACAACTTCATGTCCGAATACCCTGGAAGACCCGGAGGAGGAATAAGCCTTGTATGCTTCGTGAGATCAGGCGTCTTAGGTGCGTGAACGGTAATTTCTTGAATCAGATCCTGTTTAGCTTTGGCGAGTAATTCAGGATGATCTTGAAACTCTCCAATCACATAATGTTCAGGAACGTTTTTGAATTCCTTACTTGCAGGAATCAATAGCTCTCGGGATTTCTTAAATAGCGCCGGATAGTCAGGGGCCTCTCCAGAACTTGGTTTTCGAACCGCGAGTTCAGGACTTGCACAGGCAGAGAGGAAAAGAACTAAGAACCAAAAGTTGAGGATTTGATTTTTCATTCTATGATTCTAGCAACTAAGGGCCTTTTCCCTCTCACGGAAAAGTTTTCTGAATAAAATAGCTGACTAATCAAGTTCAACCAATTGCAAGCTAACTAAGTTGCTTGATTTCCGAAAGTAGCTCCTTTAACCAGCTGGCACTTGAGATGTCCTTCCGGTAACAGAGGTGAAACTTTCGATTAAACGAAGAACTCATCGTGACCGGAATCACATGGTTTAAGGTCTCATCTATGGCCGTATGGGACGGTAGCAATGCCCAGCCCTGCCCTTCAGACACCATGCGGGCAAGAGTTGTATAGTTCGGATAGGTTCGATGTACGTTAAGCTCTTCAAACGTCATCTTCCAGGACTTAAGAAGATTCTCAATCACTGGATCGTGCATTTTATAAAGTAAGCAAGGAAGGCCTTTTAGTTTTTCAGTCAGGTCTTCTGCTTTCGGTTTCGTTTTTAAGAGGCCCTTAGAGACCGCAATTCTGAACTCATTTAAAATAAACGGCTTCATCACAATTTCAGTTGAATCAATTCCAGTATGAACGATGGCAAGTTCGGCCTTGCGTTGAAGAACTGCCTCAAGTGCCGATTCATTGTTCATAGGAAGAAAAGTAATGCGGCCATTAAACTTTAAATTAACCGCCAGGATATCTAAGAACTCCCCTCGCCCACAAATCCTCACATGAACGTTTTCCGGTTGGGAAAACAATAGTGAAGTCTGTTCAATCAACTCCTGCGTCTGGGCGAATTTTGGCTTGAGTGCTTCATAAAGGGAAGATCCATAACTTGTCAGAACCTTTTTGCGGCCATCAAAAGCGAACACTTTATGTGGCAACAACTCTTCAAACATAATCATCTGTTTTGAAAGAGTCGATTGAGTAATCTGCAGTTTCTCAGCGGCCTGCTGAAGTGAAGGCTCTTCGGCAGCAGTGATAAAAGATTCGATTAAGTAGTGTGGGATTCTATTATTCATATGAATTAATTCATACAATACATGAATTAATATGAATTGTTAATCCAAGTTTAAGATTCTAAAACCTCTCCTATAAACTTTACAGGAGTTCCACATGTTAAAGCTTGCACTATGCGCCCTGGTACTCGCCGGCTACGCTATGGCAGGCATGCTCGGTGGACGCTAACAATGAGGTCACGGATGAAATTGCCCCCTTTATGGAGCTGTATTCTAACTGAAATTTCGCTCTTTATTTTCCTCTTCAGCGGCGGGGCCTTATTTATCTTTGGCCTTAATGTTTAAAGAAAGGAGAATGATTTATGAAAGAAATGTGCGATTTGACGCCTCTCTCTATCGAAATGTATGAATTAATCCTAAGTGCGGCGGAATCACCTGCCCCGACAGAGAAAGAAAGTTTACTTATTAAGGGCCATACCAGAAAATAGGGCCATGCTAGATTTTCTGATAGTTGCCGCCTGTCTTGTTGTTAATGCCTTCTTCTCCGCCTATGAAATGGCCTTTGTGACCATCACAAGAGAAGAGATTGATGAACTTGAAGACCAAAAAAGTATCCATAAAAGACTTACATTTTTTAAAAAGAAACCAGAACGTACACTGTCTGTCATTCAAATCGGAATTACACTTGTTGGTGCCATTGCTGCGGCGGTGGGGGGTACTGGCGCGGTAGAATCACTTGAACCATACATTGTTAAAAATTACGGTGTTTCAAACTCCGTGGCCGAAGCAATCGCGGTAATGGTTGTAATTGCACCATTAACATACTTTAGTGTTGTATTCGGTGAACTTGTTCCAAAGACCATCGCTCTAAAAGTTCCTTTGAAGATCATTGCGTTAGGAACACCCATCCTTGCCTTCATCGACAGTTTCCTTTCTCCCATTGTGACCTTCCTTGAAATCTCTACCAACTTCCTTCTAAAACTTATCGGAATGAGTGAGGCCAATGAGGAAGATGAAAGTATGGGTCAGTCAGTTGAGATCGGAAATCTTCCTGAGTATCACCAAAAATTTGTACAGAACCTGGTAGCACTTAAAGGAAGAAACGTTTCAAAGGCCATGCTTCCTTGGGAAAAAGTTTCTTACTTAAATTTTAGCGACACGGAAGAAGAGGTTCGATCAAAGCTGTCGACGATTCCACATTCTCGCTTTCCGGTTGTGGATGGTGATGTTGTCGTAGGAATTTTATTGAAGAAAGACCTTCCTGATTCACAAAATCAAACTCAGATTCCTTGGTCTGGGAATCTACGTTCGGCACTCAAAGTTTCTGATTCGGAACGTGTACTAGAGGCATTTCTTCGCATGCAGGAGAAACAAACTCAGCTTGCAGTGGTAGTGAATAAAGAAGAACAATATGTCGGAATCATCACTATTGAAGATATCATTGAAGAAGTTGTGGGTGATATTAATGACCGCGCGGACTCCATGACTTCAAGAATCCTTTCAAACCGTCCGAAGATCAACCTTAAAAAGTGATACTTATATGAATCAATGGATCATTGCAGGTTTTTGGGGATGGCTTGCAGGGTCAGCTCTCCTAATCGGTGCGGCCATTGGTTATTTCGTCAAGCTTCCCCAAAAAGTCATTTCCGCAGTCATGGCCTTTGGCTCAGGTGTTCTCATATCCGCCATTTGTTTTGAATTGATGGATAAGGCCGTTCAGAACGAACACTTCCTCTACCCTTCATTCGGATTTCTTGCCGGAGCCATTGTATATTCGCTCGCTGCAAAGATTGTTAGCTCTAAAGGCGGGAAGCACCGCAAACGATCAAATAAGCAGGACACTGGAAGCGGGATGGCAATTGCCATTGGAGCTCTACTTGACGGCATCCCTGAATCAATCGTCATTGGTTTAACAATACTTACTGGTGGCTCTGTTAGTTCCGTCGCTGTTTTTGCTATTTTTCTTTCTAATCTTCCAGAAGGAATCTCAAGTTCTAGCGGAATGAGAAATGCCGGTCGCTCGAAAGAATATGTTTTTGCGCTCTGGCTGGGAATTGCCCTTCTTTCAGGAATCGCTTCAATTGCTGGATACACCCTCTTTGGCCATTTCAGTGACGATGTTATTGGCGCCATTACATGTCTGGCCGCTGGGGCCATGCTTGCGATGATTGTCACGACCATGATTCCCGAGGCCTATGAAGAAGACCGGGATTGGAGTGGCATCATCACTGTTATGGGCTTTCTGGTTTCATTTATCGCCTCACATATTTAATCAAAGATTAAAGCACTGAAAGTTATTTTGCCCTCAATCTGATGGTGATAAGCTTCATTATATAACTTCAGATTTAGGAAAATTATGCGTTCCCTTCTCGTCCTGATGACACTTTGTTTTGCTTTCAATGCCTATGCCATTAGACAAAACCCTCAGGAAACAATTGAGGCCATTTTTGGAACACCCGAGAATCAAAAATTTTCATTTCATCAGCCAACGTATTTTGTATTTGGTCAGGAAGATCTAAAACTTCAATTTAGTTTTAAATATCGATTAGCAAAATCATTTCCCATTTATTTTGCTTATACCCAGCTGATGTTTTGGGACATCTATGAAGAGTCGAAACCATTTGAAGACATTAACTACAAGCCAGAAATTTTCTATCGTTTAATTGAGAATGATTCAAAATCCTTCAAGACATTGGACATGGGTTACCTTCATACTTCCAATGGCCGTGATAAAGAATTCTCGCGTTCATTGGACCGCATCTATCTAAGATCAAATTACATCACAAAGGTCAATCGTCATTATCTTGATGTAAATCTCATGGTGTACAAGATTTTCAATGAAGATGACACAAATAAGGACATTGTTAACCATCTTGGTTATTGGGATTTGACCATGATGTTAACAGACCTGATCCTCATCAATGATCAAAGTATTGATTTAGAATTTAGAACATATGCTGGTTCCAAAGGTTATGATTTTGATCAAGGAGCGGCCCAGGTAGGTCTTCTCTATAACTTCGGTTCAGATAACTTCAATCCATCACTCTACCTACAGTGGTTTGAGGGTTATGGAGAAAGCCTGATCCGTTATAATAAAAAACGCTCTGAGATCCGTCTGGGTTTTATGCTCTCATTCTAGGAGTTGCATGCCCTGAAAATTATTTAGTCTCGCAAAGTGCTTCTTCTTCCAACTTCATTCGTTGTAATTCTTTAGGCAGGGTCAGAAGTAATGCTCCTCTTTTTGAGTGCAAACTCTCATAATACTCTTCGCCATCTAAGATAAATTTAAAATACTCAGGGGCGCCTGATTTTTGCAGAGGACTAGATTTCAAGACACTGTTCAAGCGGATGATAAACACTTCAATAATATCTGAGTTACATTCAGTTCTCGTGAGACTCAAGTCGACTTGAGGGCCCTTAAGGGAGACCAACCCAGCATCATATTTAAGTTTGAATGTTGACTGCCGAGAAATAACCATCATCTCTTTAGCAAAGAGCGAAGTTGACATCAAGAATGTCAGAATCAAACTTAATCTTAATAACATGGTTCAAACCTATAGAGGTCTTTATTCGCATTCACCAGTTCTTTACAACTTGCCGGAAGCGCCCTCCGCTTATGAATCGCCTCTTGAAGCACTCTCATTAATCCAGATGAATGAGTATCTGAGTTTCTGCTATTCAATAGCTCGAGATTTTCAAAACTCTTACCATCCTCGCTCACTTCTAAAAGTGTGCAATTTGAAATAAGTGATTTGTCAGGAATGGTCATATAACCAATCAGATCAGCAGTGTCTTCTTCCACTCTGAAGCGATCTTGGTCGTGAACAAAGCTTGCTGGCGCCTCATAATCGTTCTGAACTTTATATAGGCCATTAGCGCAGCTTCTGAGGTTCATATACTCTTTATAACTTTTCTCGCTGAGCTTGTTCTCAAGGAAGGCCCAACTTAAGGCATGCCCTAGCTCATGGGCCACGATGTTTTTTCCGTGTTCTTGGTTAGTACACGAAAAAATTGAAATGTTGAGATTGTCTTTCTCAGGATCTTGTCCCGCATATTCATCAGGTGGGGCCTGGGGATCTCTGAAAGACTTCGGGGTGAAATTGTCCCAGGCAACATAACTTAAGGATTCACTACATAAACGCATTTGTGAAAGAGGCGCCGTATTACCATCGTAATCCACGTATCCCATTAGATCTAAAGTGCGATCAATGAGAGAGGACGCTTTTGTCTCGGTAGATCGAGATTTACTTTTCTCAAAATTCACTGTTCTTTTAACTTCCTGGATGAACTCCCCTGCCACGCTCTTTACGGGTTTGGTCGAAAATTGAACTTGCTTATCCAGATAATCTTTGAACTCTTTCTGAGATTCTTTACTATAACCAGACATCACATTTTTAAAGAGGGCCGCTTTGATTCCTGGAATCATCTTAATCAGTTTGTCTTTTTGATAAGAATTGATGGAGTCCATGGCAAATTGCGACTTACAGTAGGCCATCTTTTTCTTGGTCAAAAGCTTCTTGTCTTTGAGCTTATTTTGAAGAGATTGAAGAATACCTTTGTGATCATAGCGATCCATTTCTTCAAAGATCGCCTTCTTACAATCGGCCTGACAATGATTAAAAGGAACATCGGGCCACTTCCCTAAAACTTCACTCTGCAAACCATCGCTCAACTGTTGTAACGAACCGGCCATATTTTCATAGTTACCATTCTCTTCGAAAGAAGGGTCTTTCAGGTCTTGAGTGAAATTTTCAATCTGATCGGCGAAGGACTTCATGCTTTCAGGATTTGTTTTTTTCCTTTCCTCTAGGGCCTTATTAAATTTATCCCATTCAGCTTTTAAGATTTTCTTACTCTCTTCAGGTGTATAAAGACCCTCCTGAATTCCTACGGAGTAACTCGAAAGCGAAGCACTTTTGCGATGGTTGATATATGAATCAAGGCCCTTCTTCAGGACATCACTAGCATCAGAAGGTAGCTGAAGAGAATAAGTTAACCTCTCTTCAAGTGGTTTTGTGTAGTCAGTGCTTACTTGAAAGAAAGGATACAAGAATCTGCTGGCCAGATTTTCCATCTGCCATGGCTCGGCACTTTCAATTTCAGCTTTCAACTTCTCACGATCAAAATCTTTTTTCAGCCCTTGTACCAACCCATTAGTTCGATCAATTTCCATTTCTACAAGTTTCTGAAGATCATCTTTAATTTCCGCAAATCTCTGCATGTCCTTCGGTTGAACATACTTATTGAAGCTTCGATCATTTAAAGAATCGCTTGGAAGATTTTCAGGTCGACCACAAAGATCAATCGCGCATCTATCCATCAATATAGATTGCTCAGTACACTGATTAGAATTCACTCCCCCATTGAGCTCATTAATAACAGCAATCCCACTCTGGATTTCATCAGTGGCAAAAACATTCGTGAATAAGAGAGGGAGAAGAAAGAGGTAAACCATCACCTTATTTTCTAATTTCTTAAGGCAGATTAATAGAGAGCCAAGAATGCCTAATCTAGAGCGCTACAGTCTGTTTTCCATTGTTACAAGAGGTTGAAACTTCTAAAGACTCATTTAGTGAGTTTAGATTCTGTCCGCCTTTAATCCTAAGCCTTCCCTCCCTACTCTAACTATAGTCAAAGGAGTCTGCTCATGAAATTAAAACAAATTCAAGTCGCCTCTTTAGCGGTTCTTCTCGCTGCACCTTATGTGACAGCGGCAACCACCAAAAAAACGACATCAACTAAGAAAACAACCACCTCTTCCATTGAGGCCGGGAAGGTCACGGCGAAGACCAAAGAAAAAAATGCGGCAGTGTTAAAAGAACTTAATTTTAACGATAACGAAAGTTTTGATTTCGCCACCCGAGGATTAGTCGCTACTTTGCCCGACACCAAAATCATTGATCAAACAGGCAGAGTTGTTTCAAGTGGTGACTACTATATATTCACCCAAAACAAATCGGCACCGGACACTGTTAATCCAAGTTTATGGAGACAATCACAGCTAACAAGTCAGCACGGTCTCTATAAAGTTGCCGATAAAATTTATCAATTCCGAGGTTACGATATCGCCAACATGACATTTATTGAAGGTTCCTCTGGTTGGATTGTTATCGACACAACTGCCGCCGCAGAAGTGGCCGCGGCCGGTTTGAAACTTCTCAATGAAAAAGTCGCAAAGAAACCTGTGAGCGCTCTCATTATTACTCACTCACATGCTGATCACTTCGGGGGAATGTCAGGAGTACTTACGGCCGAACAAGTAAAATCTGGAAAAATTCCAATCATCGCACCAGAAGGTTTTATGGAAGAATCCATTTCTGAAAACCTTTACGCAGGAAATGCGATGGGAAGAAGAGCTCGTTACTCTTATGGTGATGGACTTGAAAAAGATCCGAAAGGTCTGGTAGGAACTGGACTTGGACCAGGACTTGCTCAAGGTAACATCGGAATTCTTCCTCCAAATAAATTCATCACTAAGTCAGGTGAGAAAATGACCATTGATGGAGTGGATATTGAATTTCAAATGGCCCCTGGTACTGAGGCCCCTGCAGAAATGTTGATGTTCTTTCCTCAAATGAAAGCACTCCACCTGGCAGAAGATGCTACATACAATATGCATAACCTTTATACCTTAAGAGGTGCTAAGGTTCGTAGTCCACTCGTTTGGGCCAATGCACTTAACTCGACACTTGAGATGTTTGGCGACAGAGCTGAAGTCGCAATGGCGTCTCACCACTGGCCAACATTCGGTAAGGATAAGATCCGTGATTTTGTGACCAAACAAAGAGATATGTATAAGTTCATCAACGATCAAACTCTTCGTATGGCCAATATGGGATATGATGCTGAAGAGATCGCTGAAAAGTTAAAATTGCCTGAACCTCTTGCCAAGGAATTTTACAATCGTGGCTATTACGGCAGTCTAAGCCATAACGTGAAGGCCACTTATCAATACTATCTTGGGTTCTTTAACGGAAATCCAGCAACTCTTAATCAACATCCAAGAACTGTGGCGGCAAAAAAATATGTTGAAGCAATGGGTGGTGCAGATAAGGTCATTAGTCTTGGAAGAAAGGCCTTTGATAAAGGGGATTACCGATGGTCAGCAGAGCTGTTAAACCATGTCGTGTATGCAAATCCAGAGAATAAAAAGGCCAAAGATCTTCTTGCCTCTACTTACGAACAATTAGGTTTCCAGGCCGAGTCTGCAACGTGGAGAGGTTTTTATTTAATGGGTGCCAACGAGCTTAGAAATGGAATCAAAGTTGGTGCAATTCCATTAGTAGGATCTACGAGTGCTCTTCCGGCAAAAATGGTTGTCGACTACGCAGCAACTCTTCTCGATCCTCAAGAGTCGGCCGGTAAATCAAAACGTATTGGGCTTGAACTAACAGATACTAAAGAAAGATATACTTTAACTCTTGGTAACTCTGTTCTCTTCCTGGGCAAACCTCAGAAAGAAGAGCGACTAGACTCAACGTACACCATGACTTCAGCGGATTTCGGCAAACTTCTAACAGGAATGACAAGAGGTAGTGACCTTGCGGAAAATGGTTCAATCAAGATCACAGGAGAAACCGGTGCCCTTGATGAAATTGCCGGAATGCTAACTCGTCCAGATCCTATGTTCCCACTTGTAACACCAGTAAAAGATAAATCTCAATTCCCTTCCACTATGGAAGCTCAGGAAGAGAAGTAGTTACTGGCAATAGACACGCCTCCTTCGGGAGGTGTGTCTTTTTCTAAGGAGAATTCATGAAGCTGATCATTTTGTGCTTTCTAATTTCTCTTCCTGTATTTGCCCAAGAAGTAAAGGACACTCCAAATGATGATACTGATCAGGCGAAGCCTTCTCTTCCTCAGAACTCTGAACAAGAACAAAAACAAGAAGAGGAGCAAGAGTTTCTTGGGCCCTATGATCGCGAGGGCAATTACAAGGTTCAGATCAAGAAACCAGAAGACGAACAGAATTCCGATTAGATAAAAAGCTCAGGTAATTTTTCCTTTACATTAATTGCTGTTAATCAACTCTCTCATTAACGGCAGTTAGCTTACTGGGAAAATAGTGCTTAATGCTTTTAAGTTTTCATGATCTCTATAATCAGGTCATGAAGACTCTCATTTTCATTATTACCCTCCTTCTCTCCTCTCAAACCTGGGCCTGGGGCCTGAAAGATCTAGGTGAAGAGATGGCCTCACCGGTCACTACAGATGCAAAATATGTTCTTTATGGAGGAGCGGCCCTCACACTTACCTTCGTTATTTTCGAAGATGCGGTTGTTGACCCTTTTCAAGAAAAACAAGTTAGAAATGATACTCTCGGAGATGCATCTCGCTGGGGAGATTGGATGGGACAAATGATTCCCAACATTCTTTATGCCGGTGGTATGGGTATAGCGAGTTACTTTCATGATCCAAAGGCCTATGACCGTGCCATGGGTATGATTAAGGCCACGG
Encoded here:
- a CDS encoding IS3 family transposase, whose product is MTSSPSLKLQALCRVAGVSRSGFYYYLKNNENRLKRDLSSLEIIQKFFDKSRKKGGTRTIDMMIRNSGIKPINHKKIQRIKREYGLITKIRRKNPYKSLPTSENAFVPNLLRREFVTPLPNSIYSTDMTFLFYGSGEKAYLSATKDLGTNEIVSYKLMRSPSVSQFTEEFKSLLGTLSPNIRSSLIIHSDQGFQYTHEAFRNLLKEFGVTQSMSRRANCYDNAPIESFFGHFKDLLELKKCKTFEDVKNEVKEVMEYYNNERPQKALNNKAPACYRGFISGHF
- a CDS encoding phospholipase D-like domain-containing protein — protein: MKNQILNFWFLVLFLSACASPELAVRKPSSGEAPDYPALFKKSRELLIPASKEFKNVPEHYVIGEFQDHPELLAKAKQDLIQEITVHAPKTPDLTKHTRLIPPPGLPGYSDMKLYVNHPYYQNGVLVQPTNLIEVWRKFILSAEKEIILNVFDFDLEEVADALIEQAHRGLYVQVGIDKKSVIDVRAEVKAVSDRLIENGVHVTGVIPVGLNHQKITAIDWSNPKKASVLFSSGNLTRSCLEPQGDLKGTVPLPKESVPNANHFITMKSWLLANLVHHELTKTLSSEYLLRGKAYPLNGSYQITGPGVDPYTYEAYPEPSLTISFTPGGGMKSVNKNMIAHFVKQEKGRIRMLQFAYSSSEVDKALLERAESDYQRTKTFDFLSVGDTPFAMREWSRFLIMSGMKRVEDANKKKTYLADPENEWVKRLGTERVNEIQKKVYIAPKVYGNNWAVVAGKKVKVNAKIHHKILATENYAIMGTSFNFSEGAESNNEQILVFRDRKLSDAVDGMVKYLVEHSPGTVAEEGARRNKFGGDDEAGGDPEDRQVGLKSVR
- a CDS encoding LysR family transcriptional regulator, whose product is MNNRIPHYLIESFITAAEEPSLQQAAEKLQITQSTLSKQMIMFEELLPHKVFAFDGRKKVLTSYGSSLYEALKPKFAQTQELIEQTSLLFSQPENVHVRICGRGEFLDILAVNLKFNGRITFLPMNNESALEAVLQRKAELAIVHTGIDSTEIVMKPFILNEFRIAVSKGLLKTKPKAEDLTEKLKGLPCLLYKMHDPVIENLLKSWKMTFEELNVHRTYPNYTTLARMVSEGQGWALLPSHTAIDETLNHVIPVTMSSSFNRKFHLCYRKDISSASWLKELLSEIKQLS
- a CDS encoding CNNM domain-containing protein yields the protein MLDFLIVAACLVVNAFFSAYEMAFVTITREEIDELEDQKSIHKRLTFFKKKPERTLSVIQIGITLVGAIAAAVGGTGAVESLEPYIVKNYGVSNSVAEAIAVMVVIAPLTYFSVVFGELVPKTIALKVPLKIIALGTPILAFIDSFLSPIVTFLEISTNFLLKLIGMSEANEEDESMGQSVEIGNLPEYHQKFVQNLVALKGRNVSKAMLPWEKVSYLNFSDTEEEVRSKLSTIPHSRFPVVDGDVVVGILLKKDLPDSQNQTQIPWSGNLRSALKVSDSERVLEAFLRMQEKQTQLAVVVNKEEQYVGIITIEDIIEEVVGDINDRADSMTSRILSNRPKINLKK
- a CDS encoding ZIP family metal transporter; this encodes MNQWIIAGFWGWLAGSALLIGAAIGYFVKLPQKVISAVMAFGSGVLISAICFELMDKAVQNEHFLYPSFGFLAGAIVYSLAAKIVSSKGGKHRKRSNKQDTGSGMAIAIGALLDGIPESIVIGLTILTGGSVSSVAVFAIFLSNLPEGISSSSGMRNAGRSKEYVFALWLGIALLSGIASIAGYTLFGHFSDDVIGAITCLAAGAMLAMIVTTMIPEAYEEDRDWSGIITVMGFLVSFIASHI
- a CDS encoding phospholipase A, producing the protein MRSLLVLMTLCFAFNAYAIRQNPQETIEAIFGTPENQKFSFHQPTYFVFGQEDLKLQFSFKYRLAKSFPIYFAYTQLMFWDIYEESKPFEDINYKPEIFYRLIENDSKSFKTLDMGYLHTSNGRDKEFSRSLDRIYLRSNYITKVNRHYLDVNLMVYKIFNEDDTNKDIVNHLGYWDLTMMLTDLILINDQSIDLEFRTYAGSKGYDFDQGAAQVGLLYNFGSDNFNPSLYLQWFEGYGESLIRYNKKRSEIRLGFMLSF
- a CDS encoding alkyl/aryl-sulfatase, with product MKLKQIQVASLAVLLAAPYVTAATTKKTTSTKKTTTSSIEAGKVTAKTKEKNAAVLKELNFNDNESFDFATRGLVATLPDTKIIDQTGRVVSSGDYYIFTQNKSAPDTVNPSLWRQSQLTSQHGLYKVADKIYQFRGYDIANMTFIEGSSGWIVIDTTAAAEVAAAGLKLLNEKVAKKPVSALIITHSHADHFGGMSGVLTAEQVKSGKIPIIAPEGFMEESISENLYAGNAMGRRARYSYGDGLEKDPKGLVGTGLGPGLAQGNIGILPPNKFITKSGEKMTIDGVDIEFQMAPGTEAPAEMLMFFPQMKALHLAEDATYNMHNLYTLRGAKVRSPLVWANALNSTLEMFGDRAEVAMASHHWPTFGKDKIRDFVTKQRDMYKFINDQTLRMANMGYDAEEIAEKLKLPEPLAKEFYNRGYYGSLSHNVKATYQYYLGFFNGNPATLNQHPRTVAAKKYVEAMGGADKVISLGRKAFDKGDYRWSAELLNHVVYANPENKKAKDLLASTYEQLGFQAESATWRGFYLMGANELRNGIKVGAIPLVGSTSALPAKMVVDYAATLLDPQESAGKSKRIGLELTDTKERYTLTLGNSVLFLGKPQKEERLDSTYTMTSADFGKLLTGMTRGSDLAENGSIKITGETGALDEIAGMLTRPDPMFPLVTPVKDKSQFPSTMEAQEEK